In a genomic window of Salegentibacter salegens:
- a CDS encoding geranylgeranylglycerol-phosphate geranylgeranyltransferase, with product MIAYLKLIRWPNLIFIALTLILIKFSFFEEFGAAITLNSFGYALLILATLCIAASGYIINDIYDVQADKINKPEKLIIGNKISEQKANNLFIILNIIAVGIGFYLANLLGKPGFVAIFIFSSALLYLYASYLKQIPVLGNVLISLLVAFVVLLPSVFDLFPAINIQNKQIQSLLFSILLDYAIFAFLINLLREMVKDQEDVKGDYNSGIQTLPIILGHSRTNKIIFAIGILPVAAIVYYTYNYLFENTFLVIYTLVFILAPLLYFQVRIWEAKKKKNYSLLSLLLKIILFFGLISIGFYQFILTA from the coding sequence ATGATAGCATACCTAAAACTAATAAGGTGGCCCAACCTTATTTTTATTGCACTCACCTTAATCCTGATTAAATTTTCATTTTTTGAGGAATTTGGTGCGGCTATTACGCTCAACAGCTTTGGGTATGCTTTACTAATCCTGGCTACACTTTGTATCGCGGCTTCAGGCTACATTATTAATGATATTTATGACGTCCAGGCCGATAAAATTAACAAGCCGGAAAAGCTGATTATAGGCAATAAAATCTCAGAACAAAAAGCGAATAACTTATTTATCATTCTTAATATTATAGCCGTAGGAATTGGTTTCTATTTAGCCAATTTACTCGGTAAACCTGGTTTTGTTGCCATCTTTATTTTCTCCTCTGCTTTACTTTATTTGTATGCCAGTTACTTAAAACAAATCCCGGTGCTCGGGAATGTTTTAATTAGTTTGCTTGTGGCTTTTGTGGTCCTTTTACCTTCAGTTTTTGATCTTTTTCCGGCAATTAATATTCAAAATAAACAGATTCAATCTTTATTATTTTCAATTTTATTGGATTATGCAATTTTCGCCTTTTTAATCAATCTATTACGGGAAATGGTAAAAGATCAGGAAGATGTAAAAGGAGATTACAACTCGGGAATACAAACCTTACCCATTATTCTTGGCCATAGCCGTACAAATAAAATAATTTTTGCAATTGGGATTTTACCGGTAGCTGCCATCGTTTATTATACGTACAATTATTTGTTTGAGAATACCTTTCTGGTAATTTACACACTGGTTTTTATCCTTGCACCACTACTCTATTTTCAGGTTCGGATTTGGGAAGCTAAAAAGAAAAAAAACTACTCACTATTGAGTTTATTGCTGAAAATTATCTTGTTTTTCGGACTTATATCTATAGGCTTTTATCAATTTATACTTACTGCATAG
- a CDS encoding DMT family transporter, with the protein MNWIILILAGLFEVGFAFCLGKMKVSSGNTSTLWFIGFLVSLTLSMILLYKATQTLPIGTAYAVWTGIGAVGTVLLGIFIFKEPAHFWRIFFLSTLIISIIGLKFVSE; encoded by the coding sequence ATGAACTGGATAATACTTATACTCGCAGGGCTTTTTGAAGTCGGATTCGCTTTTTGTTTGGGAAAAATGAAAGTAAGCTCGGGGAATACTTCAACGCTGTGGTTTATTGGTTTTTTAGTTTCGCTTACTTTAAGTATGATTCTTCTTTATAAAGCCACCCAAACCTTACCAATTGGAACGGCTTACGCGGTTTGGACGGGTATTGGAGCCGTGGGCACCGTTTTGCTGGGTATTTTTATATTTAAAGAACCTGCACATTTCTGGCGTATCTTTTTCTTAAGCACCCTAATCATTTCCATTATAGGTTTAAAATTTGTTTCTGAATAA
- a CDS encoding mechanosensitive ion channel domain-containing protein, whose product MYEVFTQYKTEIIYTVVTIFALLIVQFLLKKAAHRVGKRSEIDFTRTRLMFKYINILILFIAVFLLAIAWGMGLTELSLIFSSVFAVLGVALFAIWSILSNITSGVILFFSFPYKIGDKIKIHDKDMPIEAIIEDIKAFHLHIRTLEGELITYPNNLILQKAVSLVAKDVYLDGDKSSL is encoded by the coding sequence ATGTATGAAGTTTTTACCCAATATAAAACTGAAATTATCTACACGGTAGTTACGATATTTGCATTATTAATTGTTCAGTTTTTATTAAAAAAAGCAGCGCACAGGGTTGGGAAACGCAGTGAAATAGACTTCACCAGAACACGACTCATGTTTAAATACATCAATATACTTATTCTATTTATTGCTGTTTTCTTATTAGCTATTGCCTGGGGAATGGGACTTACCGAGCTTTCCCTTATCTTTTCTTCGGTTTTTGCAGTACTTGGCGTTGCACTATTTGCCATTTGGTCTATTCTTAGTAATATCACTTCAGGAGTAATTCTTTTCTTTTCATTTCCTTATAAAATTGGAGATAAAATAAAAATCCATGATAAAGACATGCCTATTGAAGCTATTATTGAAGATATAAAGGCTTTTCATTTACATATCAGGACTTTAGAAGGAGAACTAATTACCTATCCTAATAACTTGATTTTACAAAAAGCGGTTTCGCTTGTAGCAAAAGATGTTTACCTTGATGGGGACAAAAGCAGCCTTTAA
- the ccsA gene encoding cytochrome c biogenesis protein CcsA yields MQNKIASVIFSTRIMAVLFVVFPVAMAFGTFIESWYSIETARVLIYNTWWFEGIMVFFVINFAGNIKRYKLHKREKWSSLLIHLSFLLILVGAFITRYISYEGVMPITEGETTNIMLSQKTYFTAFIDGEIEGEPRRRVLEEPVLFAPETENDYILNTDYNGQPVTIEATNFIYGAKEELVPAEDGENHLKLVEAGGGGRHDHYLKEGEVQNIHNVLFALNEPTEGAINITYTEETGKYTINSPFEGDYMRMADQEKGGLAKDSTQNLMLRSLYNIGTMQFVIPEPVVKGKYDIIKTPEKTDGQSDALTLKVSSEGESETVTIMGGQGIPSEPQKVELAGLEFYLNYGSKEIELPFALKLNDFIANRYPGTENSYSSFKSKVEIVEEGKENVPYEIYMNHVLDHKGFRFFQASFMPDESGTVLSVNHDFWGTWVTYIGYFLLYLGLMLILFDKGSRFGNLKDMLEKVKDKKKKLSTVLIFFMATGSMFAQIPGDEHEHAESAKREVDSIIKSNAISEEHAAKFGRLVIQDAGGRMKPANTYSSELLRKLSKSDEYEGLSSDQVLVSLTQNPMIWYNVPVIYVEKNNDSLHNLLGVEQGEKYLTLSSFFDEMGNYKLSPQLEDAYQAAVPNKFQKDFINTDKKVNLLYRALQGKILRIFPIPEDENNKWVSYPELEDEGVVFKGMDSVYTKQILPLYMTSLSDATETGDYTKANQFLESIKGFQKKFGSEVLPSEDKINAEIAYNKYDIFRNLFWMYMVAGLFMLVIVIVKIFKENNLTKWLVKISAGVIIILFVLHTLGLIGRWYISGHAPWSDAYESMIYVGWATMFFGLAFGRKSTLTIASTAFVTSMILMIAHWNWMDPSIANLQPVLDSYWLMIHVSVIVGSYGPFTLGMILGAVALLLMIFTTEKNKKKMDLNIKEITIITEMALTVGLVMLTIGNFLGGQWANESWGRYWGWDPKETWALISIMVYAFVIHMRLVPGLRSRWFFNLMAVVSFASIMMTYFGVNFYLAGLHSYASGDKVITPTFIYYAIAVVALLGAVSYWRFQKFYAKKPKKKIEK; encoded by the coding sequence ATGCAGAATAAAATAGCCTCTGTCATATTTTCTACACGTATAATGGCAGTCTTGTTTGTGGTCTTTCCAGTAGCCATGGCGTTCGGAACATTTATAGAAAGTTGGTATAGTATTGAAACAGCGAGAGTGTTAATTTATAACACCTGGTGGTTTGAGGGTATTATGGTGTTTTTTGTGATTAATTTCGCCGGGAATATAAAACGTTATAAACTACATAAACGCGAGAAATGGTCTTCTCTTCTAATCCATTTATCTTTTTTGTTAATTCTGGTTGGTGCCTTTATTACCCGTTATATTAGTTATGAAGGTGTAATGCCTATTACAGAGGGCGAAACCACTAATATCATGCTTTCTCAAAAGACTTACTTTACCGCTTTTATAGACGGTGAAATTGAGGGGGAACCCCGCCGCAGGGTTTTGGAAGAGCCAGTACTTTTTGCTCCGGAAACCGAAAATGATTACATACTTAATACCGATTACAATGGGCAACCCGTTACGATTGAAGCTACCAATTTTATTTATGGGGCGAAAGAAGAATTAGTCCCAGCTGAAGATGGAGAAAATCATCTTAAACTGGTGGAAGCCGGAGGTGGCGGTCGCCACGATCATTATTTAAAAGAGGGGGAAGTTCAAAATATTCATAATGTATTGTTTGCGCTAAATGAACCTACCGAGGGCGCGATTAATATAACATATACCGAAGAAACCGGAAAATACACCATAAATTCTCCCTTTGAAGGCGATTATATGCGAATGGCCGACCAGGAGAAAGGAGGTTTAGCTAAAGATTCTACCCAAAATTTGATGCTGCGTTCTCTTTATAATATAGGGACAATGCAATTTGTAATTCCTGAGCCGGTGGTTAAAGGAAAGTATGATATTATAAAAACACCTGAAAAGACTGATGGCCAAAGCGATGCGTTAACGTTAAAAGTTTCTTCAGAAGGTGAATCTGAGACCGTTACTATAATGGGTGGCCAGGGAATTCCCAGCGAACCTCAAAAAGTAGAACTCGCCGGACTCGAATTTTATCTGAATTACGGTAGTAAAGAAATAGAATTACCTTTTGCTCTAAAACTCAACGATTTTATCGCAAATAGATATCCCGGAACTGAAAACAGTTATTCTTCATTTAAAAGTAAAGTAGAAATTGTGGAAGAAGGAAAAGAAAATGTTCCTTACGAAATTTATATGAATCACGTTTTAGATCACAAAGGCTTTAGGTTTTTCCAGGCCAGTTTTATGCCAGATGAAAGCGGAACAGTGCTTTCTGTAAATCACGATTTCTGGGGCACCTGGGTGACTTATATAGGCTATTTTCTGCTTTATTTAGGCTTGATGCTAATTTTATTTGATAAGGGTTCCCGCTTTGGAAACCTTAAAGATATGCTTGAAAAAGTGAAGGACAAAAAGAAAAAGTTAAGCACGGTGCTTATTTTCTTTATGGCAACCGGTTCTATGTTTGCACAAATACCGGGAGACGAGCACGAACACGCTGAATCGGCCAAAAGGGAAGTAGATTCTATTATTAAAAGCAACGCCATAAGCGAAGAGCACGCTGCTAAATTTGGCCGCCTGGTAATCCAGGATGCCGGCGGAAGAATGAAACCCGCTAACACCTATTCCTCAGAATTACTTCGGAAATTGAGTAAATCTGATGAATATGAAGGTTTAAGTTCAGACCAGGTTTTGGTATCACTTACGCAAAACCCAATGATCTGGTATAATGTGCCAGTTATTTATGTTGAAAAAAATAATGATAGTTTACATAATCTTCTTGGCGTAGAACAAGGGGAAAAATACCTTACGCTAAGTAGTTTCTTTGACGAAATGGGGAATTATAAACTCTCACCACAGTTGGAAGATGCCTACCAGGCGGCGGTTCCTAATAAATTTCAGAAAGATTTTATTAATACCGATAAAAAGGTAAATTTATTATATCGCGCGCTTCAGGGGAAGATTTTGAGAATTTTTCCTATTCCAGAGGACGAAAATAATAAATGGGTTTCTTATCCTGAATTAGAAGATGAAGGCGTAGTGTTTAAAGGAATGGATTCGGTGTATACCAAACAAATCCTTCCGCTTTATATGACTTCCCTGTCGGATGCTACTGAAACCGGAGATTATACAAAAGCGAATCAGTTTCTGGAAAGTATTAAAGGATTTCAGAAAAAATTCGGGTCAGAAGTTTTGCCTTCAGAAGATAAAATTAACGCAGAGATCGCGTATAACAAATACGATATTTTCAGGAATCTTTTCTGGATGTATATGGTAGCCGGATTATTTATGCTGGTTATTGTGATTGTAAAGATTTTTAAAGAAAATAATCTTACTAAATGGCTGGTTAAGATAAGTGCTGGCGTGATTATAATCCTTTTTGTCTTACATACTTTAGGTTTAATTGGTAGGTGGTATATTTCTGGACACGCGCCCTGGAGTGACGCCTACGAGTCTATGATTTACGTGGGCTGGGCTACAATGTTCTTTGGTTTAGCTTTTGGAAGAAAAAGTACCCTAACCATTGCCTCTACAGCTTTTGTAACCTCAATGATTCTAATGATCGCACATTGGAACTGGATGGATCCTTCTATAGCCAATTTACAGCCCGTGTTAGATTCGTATTGGTTAATGATTCACGTTTCGGTAATTGTAGGAAGTTATGGTCCTTTCACCCTGGGAATGATCCTGGGCGCTGTGGCATTGCTTTTAATGATTTTTACTACAGAAAAAAATAAAAAGAAAATGGATCTCAATATTAAAGAGATTACCATTATTACTGAAATGGCTTTAACCGTAGGATTAGTAATGTTAACCATTGGTAACTTCCTTGGAGGCCAGTGGGCCAACGAAAGCTGGGGACGCTACTGGGGCTGGGATCCCAAAGAAACCTGGGCTTTAATTAGTATTATGGTTTATGCTTTTGTAATACATATGCGTTTGGTTCCCGGTTTACGAAGTAGATGGTTCTTTAACCTCATGGCTGTAGTATCTTTTGCCAGTATTATGATGACTTATTTTGGGGTGAACTTCTACCTGGCAGGTTTACACTCTTATGCAAGTGGAGATAAAGTAATTACACCTACTTTTATTTACTATGCAATTGCAGTAGTGGCATTGTTAGGAGCGGTATCTTACTGGAGGTTCCAGAAGTTTTATGCCAAGAAACCTAAAAAGAAGATTGAGAAATAG
- a CDS encoding KdsC family phosphatase, whose protein sequence is MEKNYKEYLNQINTFVFDVDGVLTDGSIQISTTGELLRTMNIKDGYALKAAKNAGYTVCIISGGKNEGVRKRLRDLGINDIYLGIHDKVEQMDEFLDIYEIKAEDVLYMGDDIPDYYPMKLVGLPCCPQDAVAEVKEISKYVSHKKGGKGCVRDVIEQVMKVQGKWIEKE, encoded by the coding sequence ATGGAAAAAAATTATAAAGAATATCTAAACCAAATTAACACGTTTGTTTTTGATGTAGACGGCGTGCTTACCGATGGTAGCATTCAAATTAGTACGACGGGAGAACTACTTCGCACTATGAATATTAAAGATGGTTATGCGCTTAAAGCGGCAAAAAATGCCGGTTATACGGTTTGTATTATTTCTGGAGGGAAAAATGAAGGCGTTCGTAAACGGCTTAGAGACCTGGGTATAAACGATATATATCTTGGCATTCACGATAAAGTAGAACAAATGGATGAGTTCTTGGATATTTATGAAATCAAGGCCGAGGACGTGCTATATATGGGAGACGATATTCCCGATTATTACCCTATGAAACTCGTTGGCTTGCCTTGTTGCCCACAAGACGCTGTGGCCGAAGTAAAGGAGATCTCTAAATACGTTTCGCATAAAAAAGGCGGGAAAGGCTGTGTTCGTGATGTAATTGAGCAGGTAATGAAAGTGCAGGGAAAATGGATTGAGAAAGAATAA
- a CDS encoding Rossmann-like and DUF2520 domain-containing protein has product MTEVVILGAGNVAFHLFRAFSEAENTRVIQVYNHREESLKDFKNLTDTTSNISDLKQADFYLLALKDDVISEITHNLKDKTGMVLHTSGAVNLNALDSVKNSGVFYPLQTFSKNKTVDFAEIPVCIEANSAENLKKIKKLAAEISKDVRAINSEQRKALHLAAVFVNNFSNHLYTIGAEICEKHQVDFSILKPLIRETASKIESLSPQDAQTGPALRNDQQTIEAHLALLSKNHKAIYNLLTQSIQDFHGKKL; this is encoded by the coding sequence ATGACAGAAGTGGTAATTTTAGGTGCAGGGAATGTTGCATTTCATCTTTTTAGGGCATTTTCTGAAGCGGAAAATACCAGGGTAATTCAGGTGTATAATCACCGGGAAGAGAGCCTGAAGGATTTTAAAAATCTCACCGATACCACAAGCAATATCAGCGACTTAAAACAAGCTGATTTTTATCTACTCGCTTTAAAAGATGACGTGATTTCTGAAATTACTCACAATCTAAAAGATAAAACAGGTATGGTGCTACATACCTCGGGCGCGGTGAATTTAAATGCGCTGGATAGTGTGAAAAATTCGGGAGTTTTTTATCCGCTACAAACTTTTTCTAAAAACAAAACGGTAGATTTTGCTGAAATACCTGTTTGTATTGAAGCAAATTCAGCTGAAAATTTGAAAAAAATTAAAAAATTGGCTGCAGAAATCTCAAAAGACGTGCGGGCAATTAATTCTGAACAACGCAAAGCTTTGCACCTCGCGGCAGTTTTTGTAAATAATTTCAGCAATCATTTATATACTATCGGGGCTGAAATTTGTGAAAAACACCAGGTAGATTTTAGCATTTTGAAACCACTTATTAGAGAAACCGCTTCAAAAATTGAAAGTTTATCGCCACAGGATGCACAAACCGGCCCGGCTTTAAGAAACGACCAACAAACAATTGAAGCGCATTTAGCACTTTTATCAAAAAATCACAAGGCTATTTACAACCTTTTAACCCAATCTATTCAGGATTTCCATGGAAAAAAATTATAA
- a CDS encoding Maf-like protein produces MLKELLKNKEIILASGSPRRHQFFKDLDIPFKTDVRPVKEVCPDYLKKEEITDFLAQLKAEAFQQELKQDQILITSDTIVYNEEKAMGKPGTAAEAKEMLKSLSGKTHSVFTSVCFTTHNRQSTVNCETKVTFKDLTNGEINYYVENFKPFDKAGGYAIQEWIGLIGITNIEGSYFNVVGLPTHLVYNELIDLS; encoded by the coding sequence ATGCTGAAAGAACTTTTAAAAAATAAAGAAATAATCCTCGCTTCAGGATCACCCAGGCGTCACCAATTTTTTAAAGATCTGGACATACCTTTTAAAACCGATGTAAGACCGGTTAAGGAAGTCTGCCCCGATTACCTCAAAAAGGAAGAAATAACCGATTTCCTTGCACAATTAAAAGCCGAAGCTTTTCAGCAAGAATTAAAACAGGATCAAATTTTAATCACCAGCGATACCATTGTTTATAATGAAGAGAAAGCAATGGGAAAACCTGGAACAGCCGCTGAAGCTAAAGAAATGCTTAAATCATTATCAGGCAAAACCCATAGTGTTTTCACATCAGTGTGTTTTACTACACACAATCGTCAATCTACAGTAAACTGCGAAACAAAAGTAACTTTTAAAGACCTTACCAACGGTGAGATTAATTACTACGTAGAAAACTTTAAACCCTTTGACAAAGCAGGAGGTTATGCCATCCAGGAATGGATTGGCCTTATTGGAATTACCAATATTGAAGGAAGCTACTTTAATGTAGTTGGCCTTCCTACACATTTGGTTTACAATGAACTAATTGATCTCTCATAA